GTCGCAACAGCTAATGTCTAAGCTTCATATAAAACATCACTTTTGAATTGGCATACTTGTACCGACTACACTTCTTACACCTATTGGTTACTGGCAACTGTCGGGTATCAGGTAAAATGACTCACTCAAGGGGTAGATTTGGCAGGATACAGTATTGCTTTCAATCAAATAAAGACAGAAAAGGAGTAAAAAAAGACGCCTTTCTGATAAAAATATACCAGAGCAAAGGAAATAGAAGTGGGGTGAACCTGATTAGATAAAGCTGCTTTTTGGCGTTGAATGTCAAACTTGTTCCCCCCAAGCCCCAAATATCAGAACCTGGAGGAAAAAACAATAAAAGGCTATTTAGCTTCCTAAAGTTGCCCCACCATCAACAACAATATCTTGCATGGTGATATGCGCAGCCATATCCGAGGCTAGAAACATAACAGTATTTGCTATATCAGAAGTACTCGCGATCTTTTTTAAGGGGATACCCAGCTTATATCCTTCTGGATTACCGGCAACAGTAGCAGCCTCACTGCCTTCACTTCCCCACAGTTCACGCAGCATCTCAGTATCTGTAGATCCTGGCGAAACTAAATTACAACGGACGCCATATTCTGCTAGCTCAAGAGCTACGCAATGGCTCAGTCCAACCAGGGCAGATTTTGATGCGCAGTATGCCGTCATTCCCAGTCTTGGAACATGGGCTGCATTAGAGGCTACATTTACAATAGCCCCTTTACCCTGATTTTTGAAATGGAGCGCCAGCTCTTTTATCAAACTAAAGGGGCCTGTCACATTTACTGATAAGCAATCATGCCAATCGGAAAGTGTCAGTTCGGATATACCTCCAATCCGTAGAATACCCGCTGCATTAACTAGAATATCCGGGCCCAGGTTATCAGTAAGTAATCCCTTACAAACCTGAGTAATCTGATCTGAATTTGAAAGATCCAAAGGGACAGTCTCATATCCATACTCAGCCTCTGGAAATTTAATATCGAAACCAAATACAGCAGCACCATTTTTACAAAATAAATCCGCTATGGTCGCTCCAATTCCCCTACCGGCACCGGTAACCCAAACCCTCTTCCCTGAAAAATTCATATGTCCACTACTCTTTTAATTCAGGGTATTTACCCTGAATCAGCTTCCACCACCCATTGAGTGAGGGGGCAACAGCCAGCTCTTCGAATATCATTTGGACTCCGAGCTTTTGCCAATCAGTAATCAAGCCCATTAGCTGGGCCGAGTCCAGCCCATAATCAATGAGATTTTCATCTGCATCAAATTGGTCAGGCTCTTCATCAATCAGCTCCAGCAATTGCTCCTTGAGAAAAGACCAGGTTAACTTATCCTTTGATGAAACCCCGAGAGATACGACATCATCTGTTGCAATGACACTTCCGCAACGATTAGCTACATATTTAAGTGCCATAAGATGCTCTTCTTCAGAGAAATCACCAACAGCATCAGCCACCATGAATGGCTGAACATCTCGCATAAAAGCATCCAATGCTGTGGTTAAACAGCCGATATGCGCATATATACCGCATATCAAGAGTTGATCCCTTCCTTTCTCTGCAAGAATTTCCTGAAGCTCAGATCGGTAAAAAGCACTATATCGCCACTTAACCAATACAATATCATCTTCATCTGGCGTCAAAGCAGGCACTACTTTTTGCAAGCTGGGGTCAGCTTTGGTAAGTCCTGGCCCCCACATATCGTTTAGCAATGCGCGATCTTTATCGCTTTGCTCAGTGGGTTGAGCCGTATAAATTACCGGTACCTGATGCTTTTTAGCCCAAGCCCGCACCGCAACAATATTGTTTTCTATATTGCGGACCAACTCGCTTCCTTCACCAAAAAAGCGGACGAAATACTCCTGCATATCATGAATAAGCAAAGCACTTCTGGAGGGGTCAATCTTCCAGCCCACCTTATTTTGGGGGAGAGAATCAATCGTGGGTAGACTATAGTTATCCAGTAATGGAATTGACATAAATATTAAGACCTTAAATCTTTGGAGCGGCTATACTTTCAAGCAGTTCTTTGCGCAAAATTTTCTTGTCTATTTTTCCTACCGGAGTAAGCGGCAAAGTCTGCACAAATTTAAATTTATCTGGCAGCTTGAATTGAGCTACCCCGAGCTCTCGCAAGTACTTTCTCAGAGTTACAGGGCGCAAGCTATCATCACTTGACACTAAAAAAGCACAACTTTTCTCGCCCAGTAAATCATCCGGCATTGCTACCAAGGCCGCTTGAGTAATGGATGCATGACGTAACAAAAGACTTTCTATCTCTTCAGCCGCTATCTTTTCTCCACCGCGATTGATTTGATCCTTTTGCCGACCCACTACTTTCAAGTATCCACGGTCATCACGCTGCACCAGGTCCCCGGTGCGGTAAAAACCCTCACTGTCAAAAGCTTTTTTGTTATGCTCCGGGCTGTTGTAGTAACCGCGTATTGTGTATGGGCCTCGAGTAACCAGCATACCGGTCTCTCCGGCAGGAACCGCATCTCCGTTCTCGTCAATGACCCGGACTTCATCATCAGGGCACATGGGGCATCCCTGGGTGCAAAAAGCCAAAGCAGTATCATCATCCAAGCGGGTATAGTTAACCAAACCCTCAGCCATACCAAATACTTGTTGCAGTTGGCATCCTAGCTCTTCCGGCACTCTGCGAGCGACACTTTCAGCAAAATTTGCTCCACCCACCTGTATTAGAGAAAGCGTGGTCAACTTTTCACTGTGCTGCGGGGCAGCTTTAAGCCAAAGTGAAACCGCCGGAGGTACCAGTGCCACCATATTAACTTCGTGCTTTGCTATCAGCGCAAAACAATTTAATGGCTCTGGATCAGAAGCTGTTATTACGGTGCCGCCGCTATCAAACACCCCAAGAGAACCTGGTGAGCTTAATGAAAAGTTATGTCCAGCGGGAAGTGCGCATAAATACCGGGTCTGAGGACTCAGATCGCATATCTCTGCACTTCTACGAACGCTGTATAAATAGTCATTATGGGTGCGGGGAATGAGCTTTGGTGTACCGGTACTGCCACCCGAAAGCTGAAAAAAAGCAACTTCTCCAGGAGGAGTTGGCTCTAATTCCCCATTAGGTTCCGTTATATTTATACTAGCATCAAGTGAATCGGCAGAGTTATCCTTTCCCCACAACAATACATGATTTACAGAGGAAGTTTTCTGCTTTAGCTCTTCTATAAAAGCAACATCAGAAAATAACGTGTGGGAGGCCGAGGCGATAATAAGAGTAGGGTGAAGCTGATCAGCATAAGCCAATAGCTCCAAGCGCTGATGACTGTACAGCGCATTGACCGGAACGACACCTGCTTTTAACAGTCCAAAGAATACAATATAAAATTCAGCAATATTCGGTAGCTGGACCAAGGCCGTATCGTAAGGTTTAACCCCTTTGATTTCAGGGAGCGAGCCAGGTTATCAGAAAGCTGATCTAATTGGGCATATGAGAAATGTCGACCACCACAAATAATTGCTGTGGCATTAGCATCTCTTTCACAAGACACTCTCAAGATATCCGTTAGCGGCTTATCCTCCCAATAGCCAAGATCCCGATAACGGCGAGTCTCCGACTCTGGCCAGGGCGTAAATTCAATACTCATTAAAGTGCTTCCTGCTGTGTAATTCCCAGAGCATTGAGCATTGTGCCCAACTTCGCACCAGTTTCCAGCCACTCCGATTCAGGGCAGGAGTCCTCAACAATACCCGCCCCAGCAAATAATTGAACATGATTGCCGTTAACCGTGCCACAGCGAATAGTAACTACCCACTCACCATTACCTTCAGCATCACACCACCCCACCATTCCAGTGAAAACACCTCTTTCAAAAGACTCCACTAAGCGGATTAAATTACGAGCATCTTTTGTGGGAAAGCCACAAACAGCAGGCGTTGGATGCAGTTGACAAGCAAGTTCCAAAGCAGAAATTTCAGGGTCTTTCAGCTGACCGTGGATGAGAGTCGATAAATGCCACATAGCCGGGGTGCTTATAAGTGCAGGAGCAGCAGGGATATCGAGCGAGCTACAAAACGGTGTGAGTACCTGGCGAATTTCATCAATGACCAATTTATGCTCGTAGCTGTCCTTTGCAGAAGTAAGTAGCGATTCACTTACAGCTTTATCTTTCTCCAGATCATTCTGCCGTTTAGCTGAACCGGCTAAGGGATTGGAAGTCAGTTCGCTTCCTACTTTTCGTACTAACAACTCAGGACTTGAACCGATAAGCTCCTGATCTCCCTCAATGGGGACCCGAAAATGATAACCGGAGGGATTCTGCACAATTAATCTTGAAAGAATTTCATCAACAGAAACTTTATCAGCCAACTCTACGTTTAGTACCCTGGACAGTACGGCTTTACGTAATTCGCTGTGTTGGAAATTAGCAATCGCCTGCTCCACCGATTGCTTAAAGCGCCACTCGCTGGGAACGCTTTGCATCTTTTCTACCCGGGGGACAGACGTGCACTTTCCTTCAAGGGCTGAAACCATTTCTCTGCGATCAAAAAACTCACAGTCGGCAGGAATAAACAAGCGAGACTGCTGGCTGAGGTCGAAAGGAACTGCACCAATTACAACAGGGTTGCAGATTCCCGCCTCTCTCGCTTTGGCAAGAGCCCCCTGCACCGACTCGTGAAATAGCTGGCTACCTCCACTCGCTCCCGGTATCACCGGCTGGTTGATCTCTGCAAAAACTCCCTTGCCCCGCAAGCTTCTGTAAGAGGAGGAAAACAAAAAATCAGCGGAATTGGAAATAGGCGATCGTCCAGATTCCATGTCCTGAGTCGGGAAGAGCATAAACGGACACTCCATTGAACATGCAAATGAGAATGACTATCATTATAATTCACACCCAGAAGCATTTGTCAATTGGTGTACTCAATATTTGAGAAGTATCTGCAAGAAAGGCAGCGAGGGAGGCGTCACACGAGCTAAGAAGCTAGGCAAACGTTTAAATGTGCGAGACAAAAAAACAAGAGTGATCTAAAAAATAAATTTTTATTTATTTCAGTTGTAGCCACCCAGGCAGATTTTCTCTGTTTTTCAGTAACCTCTTGCAATTTCCGTCACACTTAATTGCCGTCAAACCATGCAACTAAATAAAATTTTCCTTGCTGAGTTTTTGAATTGCCCCACACAAGACGCGAATGATAATAATTTCTATTTACACCAGCCATCCTCTTGCGGTAGCCTGTTGGCAAGTTATTACTACTTCTTGAAAAGTAGAATTAAGCA
This DNA window, taken from Microbulbifer sp. VAAF005, encodes the following:
- the dhbA gene encoding 2,3-dihydro-2,3-dihydroxybenzoate dehydrogenase, with translation MNFSGKRVWVTGAGRGIGATIADLFCKNGAAVFGFDIKFPEAEYGYETVPLDLSNSDQITQVCKGLLTDNLGPDILVNAAGILRIGGISELTLSDWHDCLSVNVTGPFSLIKELALHFKNQGKGAIVNVASNAAHVPRLGMTAYCASKSALVGLSHCVALELAEYGVRCNLVSPGSTDTEMLRELWGSEGSEAATVAGNPEGYKLGIPLKKIASTSDIANTVMFLASDMAAHITMQDIVVDGGATLGS
- a CDS encoding (2,3-dihydroxybenzoyl)adenylate synthase, translating into MVQLPNIAEFYIVFFGLLKAGVVPVNALYSHQRLELLAYADQLHPTLIIASASHTLFSDVAFIEELKQKTSSVNHVLLWGKDNSADSLDASINITEPNGELEPTPPGEVAFFQLSGGSTGTPKLIPRTHNDYLYSVRRSAEICDLSPQTRYLCALPAGHNFSLSSPGSLGVFDSGGTVITASDPEPLNCFALIAKHEVNMVALVPPAVSLWLKAAPQHSEKLTTLSLIQVGGANFAESVARRVPEELGCQLQQVFGMAEGLVNYTRLDDDTALAFCTQGCPMCPDDEVRVIDENGDAVPAGETGMLVTRGPYTIRGYYNSPEHNKKAFDSEGFYRTGDLVQRDDRGYLKVVGRQKDQINRGGEKIAAEEIESLLLRHASITQAALVAMPDDLLGEKSCAFLVSSDDSLRPVTLRKYLRELGVAQFKLPDKFKFVQTLPLTPVGKIDKKILRKELLESIAAPKI
- a CDS encoding isochorismate synthase, producing MLFPTQDMESGRSPISNSADFLFSSSYRSLRGKGVFAEINQPVIPGASGGSQLFHESVQGALAKAREAGICNPVVIGAVPFDLSQQSRLFIPADCEFFDRREMVSALEGKCTSVPRVEKMQSVPSEWRFKQSVEQAIANFQHSELRKAVLSRVLNVELADKVSVDEILSRLIVQNPSGYHFRVPIEGDQELIGSSPELLVRKVGSELTSNPLAGSAKRQNDLEKDKAVSESLLTSAKDSYEHKLVIDEIRQVLTPFCSSLDIPAAPALISTPAMWHLSTLIHGQLKDPEISALELACQLHPTPAVCGFPTKDARNLIRLVESFERGVFTGMVGWCDAEGNGEWVVTIRCGTVNGNHVQLFAGAGIVEDSCPESEWLETGAKLGTMLNALGITQQEAL
- a CDS encoding isochorismatase family protein; the protein is MSIPLLDNYSLPTIDSLPQNKVGWKIDPSRSALLIHDMQEYFVRFFGEGSELVRNIENNIVAVRAWAKKHQVPVIYTAQPTEQSDKDRALLNDMWGPGLTKADPSLQKVVPALTPDEDDIVLVKWRYSAFYRSELQEILAEKGRDQLLICGIYAHIGCLTTALDAFMRDVQPFMVADAVGDFSEEEHLMALKYVANRCGSVIATDDVVSLGVSSKDKLTWSFLKEQLLELIDEEPDQFDADENLIDYGLDSAQLMGLITDWQKLGVQMIFEELAVAPSLNGWWKLIQGKYPELKE